The Nitrosopumilus cobalaminigenes genome contains a region encoding:
- a CDS encoding NOB1 family endonuclease yields MDFRILDASAFYAGVPFRSSEDCYTTSSVYDEIKHIKKNHDALGTLLETNRLKIREPSEESTKSAIKAAKDTGDFPQLSKQDMSVIALCIETKGEIITDDFAISNVAKNLELKISPIMTKGITDVGKWVHYCPGCRTNHSSGTECPACGTPLKRKLLKD; encoded by the coding sequence TTGGATTTTAGAATTTTAGATGCCAGTGCCTTTTATGCAGGAGTCCCATTTCGATCATCAGAGGACTGTTACACAACATCATCCGTATATGATGAAATAAAACACATAAAGAAAAATCATGATGCATTAGGAACTTTGCTTGAAACTAACAGACTAAAAATTCGAGAGCCTAGCGAGGAATCAACAAAAAGTGCAATTAAAGCAGCTAAAGATACTGGAGATTTTCCACAACTCTCAAAACAAGACATGTCAGTTATTGCACTATGCATTGAAACAAAGGGTGAGATAATTACTGATGATTTTGCCATTTCAAACGTAGCCAAAAATTTAGAATTGAAAATTTCGCCAATTATGACTAAAGGGATTACAGATGTTGGAAAATGGGTGCATTATTGTCCAGGGTGTAGAACGAATCACTCTAGTGGGACTGAATGCCCAGCTTGTGGCACTCCATTGAAAAGAAAATTGCTTAAAGATTGA
- a CDS encoding helix-turn-helix transcriptional regulator, whose product MTDLFDETANYVLDLASPQRMQILFKLLEKNSTPTALAKEIDATKQEVHRNFTRLEESGLIEKKTDGKYTLTTFGQTVCTQVPSLVFLTQNRKYFEEHNFGEIPHKFKMRCGQLAASQRVKGFSKTMEQWKNIYKNSDEYIYEILSEVPLDLIEPLIKQVKKGTKFDYIFSESAVVPKGRKALLKKLGFDKLMDDGLIQRKMAKNVQTVLVMNEKEACIMFPTVDGEADISEMFYSEDPMFHEWCLDYFRYCWYGSDVFKESKLKE is encoded by the coding sequence TTGACAGATCTATTTGATGAAACTGCAAATTATGTACTTGATTTAGCTAGTCCTCAAAGAATGCAAATTTTATTCAAGTTATTAGAAAAAAACTCTACTCCAACTGCACTAGCAAAAGAGATTGATGCAACAAAACAAGAAGTACATAGAAATTTCACACGATTGGAAGAAAGCGGTTTAATTGAAAAGAAAACTGATGGAAAATACACGTTAACGACATTTGGACAAACTGTATGTACTCAGGTTCCATCCTTGGTTTTTCTTACACAAAATAGGAAATATTTTGAAGAGCATAATTTTGGAGAAATTCCACATAAATTCAAGATGCGTTGTGGGCAATTAGCTGCAAGTCAACGTGTAAAAGGATTTTCTAAAACAATGGAGCAGTGGAAGAATATTTACAAAAATTCTGATGAATACATCTATGAAATATTATCAGAAGTTCCTTTAGACCTGATAGAGCCCCTGATAAAACAAGTTAAGAAGGGTACAAAATTTGATTATATTTTTTCTGAATCTGCAGTAGTTCCAAAAGGAAGAAAGGCCCTTCTCAAGAAATTGGGATTTGATAAATTGATGGATGATGGATTAATTCAAAGAAAAATGGCAAAAAATGTTCAAACAGTACTTGTAATGAATGAGAAAGAGGCATGCATAATGTTTCCAACAGTTGATGGGGAGGCTGATATTAGTGAGATGTTTTATTCAGAGGATCCAATGTTTCATGAGTGGTGTCTTGACTATTTCAGATACTGTTGGTATGGCTCTGATGTTTTCAAAGAGAGTAAATTAAAAGAATAA
- the hsp20 gene encoding archaeal heat shock protein Hsp20, with translation MFDDQFEKTFRRLSSPFFSMGDVFDAPQGEIQTHGPYYYGYQMTIGPDGKPIVKEWGNTKPLSAISDSGIRDVYVDETIDEQDRVIKLVAEMPGIEKSDIQVNVADNVVSISAEHGERKYGTKFPLKYDVDGNSAKAKYTNGVLELTFSLAEKKPKGRIVSVE, from the coding sequence ATGTTTGATGACCAATTCGAAAAAACATTTCGAAGACTATCGAGCCCCTTTTTTTCAATGGGTGATGTCTTTGATGCTCCACAAGGAGAAATCCAAACACATGGACCATACTATTATGGTTATCAGATGACCATAGGTCCTGATGGAAAACCCATTGTAAAAGAATGGGGTAATACAAAGCCGCTCTCTGCAATTAGTGATTCTGGCATACGAGATGTGTATGTGGATGAGACGATTGATGAACAAGATCGTGTCATTAAACTCGTAGCTGAAATGCCTGGTATTGAAAAGTCTGACATCCAGGTTAATGTGGCAGATAATGTTGTATCAATTTCTGCAGAACACGGAGAAAGAAAGTATGGAACAAAGTTTCCATTAAAGTATGACGTTGATGGAAATTCTGCAAAAGCAAAATACACAAATGGTGTATTGGAGCTGACATTTTCTCTTGCCGAAAAAAAACCAAAAGGCAGGATTGTGTCAGTAGAATAA
- a CDS encoding NAD(+)/NADH kinase: MKLQKVAVVSKVGSKDSEQAAKEVTKKLLAKKSTVFTISPIEVEGAKQLETLEELKKEKLDLVITLGGDGTTLRVFRNLENETPILTINVGGNRGILAEITIEEIDNAIEEILKDNFFLDKRTRVVASCGGKEFPPALNEIYITRTNLTKTAEIEIKFQDDTVTQKMDGVIIATPSGSTGHSFSLGGPILHESLDVLIITPVAPVYRLASLIVPDEKIEITCSHDCNIAMDAQVVKTAGYEEAITIKKYKKPAVFLRLKKRGLRQMSKLGF, translated from the coding sequence TTGAAATTACAAAAAGTAGCAGTGGTAAGCAAGGTAGGATCCAAGGATTCAGAGCAAGCTGCAAAAGAAGTTACAAAAAAACTATTAGCAAAAAAATCTACAGTGTTTACAATATCCCCAATTGAAGTTGAAGGGGCAAAACAACTTGAGACACTAGAAGAATTAAAGAAAGAAAAACTGGATTTGGTGATTACTCTCGGAGGGGATGGTACCACACTCAGGGTTTTTAGAAATTTAGAAAATGAAACTCCAATTCTCACGATTAACGTGGGAGGAAACAGAGGAATTTTAGCAGAAATTACAATTGAAGAAATTGATAATGCAATTGAAGAAATTTTAAAAGATAATTTCTTTTTAGACAAAAGAACCAGAGTGGTAGCTTCATGCGGAGGAAAAGAATTCCCACCTGCATTAAATGAAATTTACATTACAAGAACAAATTTGACAAAAACTGCAGAAATTGAAATTAAATTTCAAGACGATACGGTAACACAAAAGATGGACGGAGTAATTATCGCAACACCAAGTGGTTCTACAGGACATTCGTTTTCACTTGGAGGTCCAATTCTGCATGAAAGTTTGGATGTCTTAATCATTACACCTGTTGCACCAGTTTACAGATTGGCATCATTGATTGTTCCAGATGAAAAAATCGAAATTACTTGTTCTCATGATTGTAATATCGCAATGGATGCACAAGTTGTAAAAACAGCTGGATATGAAGAAGCAATCACAATTAAAAAATATAAAAAACCAGCAGTCTTTTTAAGATTAAAGAAAAGAGGACTGAGACAGATGAGCAAGCTTGGATTTTAG
- a CDS encoding DUF4377 domain-containing protein: protein MKLFLTIIPLIFLGIVGLQESYAEDMAVVNSSITQQELKTMVENWMNNPDENDTNQRLEIMKAYYAFKETGQKLSHDREGLVLMNQITKMVSFDMPREELDELRSQVRVELGLETPSETKILYIDSKLVDCVGVGPQKCMNVRESMDFSWKNFYDSIKGFDYVEGKSYKISVKVTDVENPPADSSSKKYELVEILDTKSYSKHIPYNNICAPGYVSLGEICVLNDRCGPGIYPGKVCVMDGVKQPYLRPYQQGNAGISANDVICTEDRQLLFKSDATPVCVKPSSMDRLEKIGWHVDIPPIACTLEYAPVCGVNEKTYGNMCALTADHVAMKNKGECKAIMHDTFGLFENTLQYASIPPIVSEEKGYVVTEIANGVFWLVGSGYQTMFLTTGEGVVVIDAPKPIGEKYLEAINEVTDEPITHMIYSHHHQDHTGAAGMIFSEDITYIAHKDAADLLVSDNDPNRPIPNMVLEGDFNTLEIGDKTIELHNIGDFHSKGNWLILLPQYEIAMLVDLFRPAESPYRAFGVTPDIDLYLETHDVLQTFDFTVLVSGHTELLATKKHVGTNQMFTQSIMDNAQIGLDSDVDSLEICVNTSISQWEGKLGNLDAFMVDHCNAMIEYLQSK from the coding sequence ATGAAATTATTTCTGACAATTATTCCTTTGATATTTTTAGGAATTGTGGGTTTACAGGAATCATATGCTGAAGATATGGCAGTGGTAAATTCATCCATAACTCAGCAGGAATTAAAAACCATGGTTGAGAATTGGATGAATAATCCCGATGAGAATGATACAAACCAACGTCTAGAAATCATGAAAGCATATTATGCATTTAAAGAGACAGGACAGAAACTATCTCACGATAGAGAAGGATTAGTCTTGATGAACCAGATTACAAAAATGGTTAGTTTTGATATGCCTAGAGAGGAACTTGATGAATTAAGAAGTCAAGTGAGGGTGGAACTTGGATTAGAGACACCTTCTGAAACCAAAATTCTATACATTGATTCAAAACTGGTTGACTGTGTTGGAGTTGGTCCACAAAAATGCATGAATGTTCGTGAGAGTATGGATTTCAGTTGGAAAAATTTCTATGATTCCATCAAAGGATTTGATTATGTTGAGGGAAAATCCTACAAGATTTCTGTAAAAGTAACTGATGTTGAAAACCCTCCTGCTGATTCATCAAGTAAAAAATATGAATTAGTTGAAATTCTTGATACTAAATCATACTCTAAACATATTCCATACAACAACATTTGTGCACCAGGTTATGTTTCACTTGGTGAAATCTGTGTTCTAAATGACAGATGTGGACCTGGAATATATCCTGGAAAAGTCTGTGTTATGGATGGAGTAAAGCAACCCTATCTTAGACCATATCAGCAGGGCAATGCAGGAATTTCAGCAAACGATGTTATTTGTACAGAAGATAGACAACTACTCTTCAAGTCTGATGCAACACCTGTCTGTGTTAAACCAAGCTCTATGGATAGATTAGAAAAAATTGGATGGCATGTTGACATACCACCTATTGCATGTACTTTGGAATATGCTCCTGTTTGTGGTGTTAATGAAAAAACATATGGAAACATGTGTGCATTAACTGCAGATCATGTTGCAATGAAAAACAAAGGTGAGTGTAAAGCAATTATGCATGACACTTTTGGACTATTTGAAAATACATTACAATATGCTTCTATACCTCCAATAGTGTCTGAAGAAAAAGGATATGTTGTAACTGAAATTGCAAATGGAGTATTTTGGCTTGTTGGAAGTGGATACCAGACAATGTTTCTAACTACTGGAGAGGGTGTTGTTGTAATTGATGCACCAAAACCTATTGGTGAAAAATATCTAGAAGCAATTAACGAAGTAACTGATGAACCCATCACTCACATGATTTACTCTCATCACCATCAGGATCATACTGGGGCTGCAGGTATGATATTTTCTGAAGATATAACATACATTGCACACAAAGATGCTGCCGATTTGCTTGTATCTGATAATGATCCTAACCGTCCTATACCCAATATGGTTCTTGAAGGTGATTTCAATACTCTGGAAATTGGTGATAAAACTATTGAATTACACAACATTGGGGACTTTCATTCTAAAGGAAATTGGCTGATTCTTTTACCTCAATATGAAATTGCAATGCTAGTTGATTTGTTTCGTCCTGCTGAATCACCATATCGTGCATTTGGAGTAACTCCTGACATTGATTTGTATTTGGAAACTCATGATGTCTTGCAAACTTTTGATTTTACGGTTCTTGTATCAGGTCATACTGAATTACTTGCAACAAAAAAACATGTAGGTACAAATCAAATGTTTACACAAAGCATAATGGATAATGCTCAGATTGGATTAGATTCTGATGTTGACTCTCTTGAAATATGTGTCAATACTTCTATCTCTCAATGGGAAGGGAAATTAGGAAATCTTGATGCGTTTATGGTTGATCATTGTAATGCAATGATAGAGTATCTGCAATCCAAATAA